The following are encoded in a window of Eschrichtius robustus isolate mEscRob2 chromosome 1, mEscRob2.pri, whole genome shotgun sequence genomic DNA:
- the TMED8 gene encoding protein TMED8 isoform X3 encodes MVSPVREDATEDQQKAAGAMEAQASVEQELLSADQAQVLSKMAKYHGLPRSGDIVMIQSEHTGAVDILSADLESADLLGDHRRVSPPLMAPPCIWTFAKMKEFKSKLGKEKNSRLVVKRGEVVTIRVPTHPEGKRVCWEFATDDYDIGFGVYFDWTPVTSTDITVQVSDSSEDEDEDEEEEEEIEDPVPAGDVERGSRSSLRGRYGEVMPVYRRDSHRDVQAGSHDYPGEGIYLLKFDNSYSLLRNKTLYFHIYYTS; translated from the exons ATGGTATCTCCGGTGAGGGAGGATGCCACAGAAGATCAGCAGAAGGCAGCCGGTGCCATGGAGGCACAGGCCTCGGTGGAACAGGAATTGCTGTCTGCAGACCAGGCCCAGGTCCTCAGCAAG ATGGCCAAGTACCATGGTCTGCCAAGGTCTGGGGACATCGTTATGATCCAGTCTGAGCACACAGGAGCTGTAGATATTCTTTCAGCTGATTTGGAATCTGCAGACCTTCTGGGGGACCACAGGAGAG TCTCCCCACCTCTGATGGCTCCTCCGTGCATCTGGACCTTTGCCAAGATGAAGGAATTCAAAAGCAAGCTGGGCAAAGAGAAGAACAGCCGTCTGGTGGTGAAGCGGGGTGAGGTGGTGACCATCCGGGTACCTACCCACCCAGAGGGGAAGCGTGTCTGCTGGGAGTTTGCGACCGATGACTATGACATTGGCTTTGGAGTTTACTTTGACTGGACCCCTGTAACCAGCACTGACATAACGGTGCAGGTCAGTGATTCCAgtgaggatgaggatgaagatgaggaggaagaggaggagattgaag ACCCTGTCCCAGCTGGAGACGTGGAGCGAGGCTCCAGGAGCTCCCTGCGGGGCCGCTATGGGGAGGTCATGCCCGTGTACCGGCGGGACAGCCACCGAGACGTGCAGGCCGGCAGCCACGACTACCCTGGTGAGGGCATCTACCTGCTCAAGTTCGACAACTCCTACTCCCTTCTGCGCAACAAGACTCTCTACTTCCACATCTACTACACCAGTTGA